From Maniola hyperantus chromosome 28, iAphHyp1.2, whole genome shotgun sequence, one genomic window encodes:
- the LOC117995009 gene encoding uncharacterized protein, giving the protein MPPKIDPKSSEGTSESDKDIQDSRLSILLAKREAIFGIMQNIFELSRDKYIHTDDEKMEHFLDESSQIDSLREKYESIVDSYNTPVVDTSVLSHLKGIPLADESFGVPDKIDALIGASLFPRLLLPDDVHTSRRDPSMPVALRTVLGLVYMGNAPTIPTVNTHSALTCCFVQEPPAIDSIVRRFWELEELPSASVQHPDDAECEDFYTSTTIRDPVTGRYVVGLPFKEDVYSLGNSMDVARKRFACLERKLEASPKLRSAYDDVIKNYLAKDYISAAPSYDSQDPVPIYVMPHTGILREDKSTRLRMVVDASCRTSSGQALNHLLHSGPNLQGDLFKIILNFRLHEIAMTADCREQFLQIIMREADRRYQCFLYRFRPQDPLVLYQFNRVCFGLTSSPYHALRTVRQLVEDDGAKYPLASSIVLPALYMDDVAFSLPSEREAVTASQQMIDLFKSAQWDLIKWNSNSREVLKHIPASHKLPTEVEFDKTVHHKILGLHWSTETDSFYFKISVPDDVTCTKRSILSTVARLWDIMGFVAPTVVYAKILIKMLWQLNLDWDTVAPPHIVKMWRQFCDELPALNKLHIPRHVGVTEDCEVTLLGLSDASLAAYGAVVYLHVPYHTFLCAAEAYAAKKHT; this is encoded by the exons ATGCCGCCTAAAATAGACCCTAAATCAAGCGAAGGCACGAGTGAAAGCGATAAAGATATTCAAGATTCTAGATTGTCTATCTTACTTGCTAAACGTGAAGCTATATTTGGAATCATGCAGAATATCTTCGAATTGTCTCGTGACAAATACATTCACACAGATGATGAAAAGATGGAACATTTTCTCGACGAATCGTCACAAATTGATTCGTTGCGCGAAAAATACGAATCTATCGTTGATAGTTATAATACTC CTGTGGTAGATACGTCAGTCCTATCACACCTGAAGGGTATTCCGCTTGCTGACGAAAGTTTCGGCGTACCTGATAAAATAGATGCTTTAATAGGAGCTTCCCTATTCCCGCGCTTGCTTCTGCCCGACGATGTCCATACATCACGTCGCGACCCGTCGATGCCAGTCGCATTGCGCACAGTTCTAGGTCTCGTGTACATGGGCAATGCGCCTACGATACCTACCGTAAATACTCACTCAGCCTTGACATGTTGTTTCGTTCAAGAGCCTCCCGCTATTGACTCCATAGTCAGGCGTTTCTGGGAACTCGAAGAGCTTCCTTCCGCTTCCGTTCAACATCCTGACGATGCTGAATGTGAAGATTTCTATACTTCGACTACTATCCGTGATCCTGTCACTGGCAGATACGTTGTCGGCCTGCCATTTAAAGAAGATGTATACTCCCTAGGGAATTCTATGGATGTAGCTAGAAAACGTTTCGCTTGCCTCGAAAGGAAGCTCGAAGCTTCACCTAAATTGAGGTCAGCATATGATGACGTTATAAAAAATTATCTCGCGAAAGATTATATTTCTGCCGCGCCTTCGTACGATTCTCAGGATCCTGTTCCTATCTATGTGATGCCACATACGGGAATCTTACGAGAAGACAAATCGACGAGGTTGAGAATGGTGGTAGACGCATCGTGTCGCACTAGCTCCGGCCAGGCGCTGAACCATCTGCTACATTCCGGCCCTAACTTACAGGGAGAtctattcaaaataattttaaatttccgTCTGCATGAAATAGCAATGACAGCCGATTGCCGCGAGcagtttctacaaataattatgCGCGAAGCTGATCGTCGCTATCAATGCTTCTTATATCGCTTCAGACCACAAGATCCCCTCGTGCTATATCAGTTCAATCGTGTCTGTTTTGGCCTCACTTCGAGTCCATACCATGCACTGCGCACGGTACGACAACTCGTAGAAGACGACGGCGCGAAATATCCGCTAGCGAGTAGCATTGTGCTACCAGCGCTATACATGGATGACGTTGCTTTCTCGCTTCCTAGCGAGCGTGAAGCAGTTACTGCATCGCAGCAGATGATTGACCTCTTCAAAAGCGCACAGTGGGACTTGATAAAGTGGAATAGCAATTCTCGCGAAGTTTTAAAACATATTCCGGCTTCGCACAAACTTCCTACTGAAGTGGAATTTGATAAAACCGTGCACCATAAGATACTTGGTTTGCATTGGTCCACTGAAACTGACTCgttctattttaaaatttccgtaCCCGATGATGTGACATGCACCAAGCGCTCCATCTTGTCGACGGTTGCCCGTCTGTGGGACATAATGGGCTTCGTTGCTCCCACAGTCGTGTAtgccaaaatattaattaagatgCTTTGGCAATTAAATCTTGATTGGGACACTGTAGCTCCGCCACACATCGTTAAGATGTGGAGACAGTTTTGCGACGAATTACCAGCTCTAAATAAACTTCACATACCACGTCATGTGGGCGTGACCGAAGACTGCGAGGTCACCCTCCTGGGACTGTCAGATGCCAGTCTCGCAGCCTACGGTGCCGTAGTTTATTTACAC GTCCCATACCATACGTTCCTGTGCGCCGCCGAGGCGTACGCAGCGAAAAAGCATACATAG
- the LOC138404390 gene encoding uncharacterized protein yields the protein MTSPKALVIGTITCVSFGNGFILGQVASMVQSLRRREEGIQLTDGQISIIAGSLMMFNIVGMALAAVVSDKFGRRRSFSIFSVPMMANYVVVYFAWDMSTFMLSRLLAGIATGAIFALKLCVTSEYAGPKTRALFLNMVSTLAPSVGSAVAHALGIVFHWRTVALVGILTTLFGIIPPFFWEESPHWLASKGKFEESEQAFRKLHGSTPNTEAELSLLLKVEKSKLEKAKETNSLRTLKKLMIACKKKYFWDLMLLGVFISVFLAAGGKLVFSTLGVTIVEEITGSRDIFVFTMVVDICVIIGAAASCLLIKKLSMRSMLFTTAIIGIIVLVSLSACLYFKTDSVYFQWVSIALLSFYFFIGKSGPYPVLEALLGEIYPIELKVHFFFFSGIILMSSFALTVLLLQVMVGAMGYHGLFLTNAGIMCISLGYIWLRLPETKGRTLQEIEIYFKTKNFREIDEVLSNEQIKALI from the exons ATGACGTCTCCAAAG gCACTAGTGATTGGCACTATAACTTGTGTATCGTTTGGCAATGGCTTCATCCTGGGTCAGGTGGCCAGCATGGTGCAGTCCCTCCGGAGACGGGAGGAGGGCATCCAGCTGACTGACGGCCAGATCTCCATCATCG CGGGTTCCCTGATGATGTTCAACATAGTGGGGATGGCGCTGGCCGCTGTGGTCTCCGACAAGTTTGGCAGAAGGAGGTCCTTCTCCATCTTCTCCGTGCCCATGATGGCCAACTACGTGGTGGTGTACTTCGCGTGGGATATGTCCACATTCATGCTGTCCAGACTGCTAGCTG GTATCGCAACAGGCGCCATATTCGCGCTAAAGTTATGTGTAACATCAGAATACGCAGGCCCTAAAACCAGGGCACTGTTCCTGAACATGGTATCTACACTAGCTCCATCTGTCGGCAGTGCTGTGGCTCACGCTCTAGGAATTGTATTTCACTGGAGAACAGTCGCTCTGGTAGGAATATTAACGACACTTTTTGGAATAATCCCACCATTTTTCTGGGAAGAAAGCCCGCACTGGTTGGCATCTAAAGGAAAGTTTGAAGAATCCGAACAGGCATTTAGGAAGCTACATGGAAGTACACCAAATACTGAAGCAGAACTAAGTTTGCTGCTCAAAGTGGAAAAATCAAAATTGGAGAAAGCAAAAGAAACAAATTCGTTGAGAACGCTCAAAAAACTAATGATTGCgtgtaaaaagaaatatttctgGGATTTGATGCTGCTTGGGGTGtttatttctgtttttttaGCAGCAGGTGGAAAGTTAGTATTTAGTACTCTCGGTGTTACAATTGTAGAGGAAATTACAGGTTCACGTGACATATTTGTTTTTACAATGGTCGTTGATATTTGTGTTATAATAGGAGCGGCTGCGTCGTGTTTATTAATCAAGAAGTTATCAATGCGAAGCATGTTATTCACAACAGCTATTATTGGCATCATAGTTTTAGTTAGTCTAAGTGcgtgtttatattttaaaactgattCAGTCTATTTTCAATGGGTTAGCATTGCGTTGCTCAGTTTCTACTTCTTCATTGGTAAGTCGGGCCCGTACCCTGTACTAGAAGCTTTACTGGGTGAAATTTACCCTATAGAATTGAAAGtacacttttttttcttttccggGATTATTTTAATGAGTTCCTTCGCTTTAACTGTACTTTTGTTACAAGTGATGGTGGGCGCAATGGGTTACCATGGGTTATTCTTAACCAATGCAGGTATAATGTGCATAAGTTTAGGTTACATCTGGCTTAGGTTACCAGAGACTAAGGGGCGGACGCTACAAGAAATAGAAatctattttaaaactaaaaacttTCGTGAAATCGATGAAGTTTTGAGTAATGAACAAATTAAAGCtttaatttaa